A part of Astyanax mexicanus isolate ESR-SI-001 chromosome 2, AstMex3_surface, whole genome shotgun sequence genomic DNA contains:
- the mcm10 gene encoding protein MCM10 homolog isoform X1, producing the protein MTAEDENLDLLLSLFEESQGQKIETSAAGEEDNLDNLFDDDGDEGEAYAEPEEEEAEEVVEAANSSAEVESELNKSKEDLEAELRSMREKMQKLQQQLQASQKGADYKPKPAEDKPSSQKQISSRTSPAAKLPAKRLTSPQQSSKPALQTRLPSQSPPSAPRGAIGSPPLETEGRQITAHQAKAASAENRSVQSQSVGDRLSQPMRSSGKINNTMTSPPPSKMAGVAPPIARQATPRPPSTQDVAVEKFSGLRLRRPRLSSVEIESKMANRRMIKLSQLPDRLAKDNLEDSDWVTFAVVINKITPQSKNNGKTFSIWKLNDLHNLEVNVSLFLFGTVHTDLWKTDTGTVIGILNPNQMKNKEGSNELSLTVDHPQKVLMMGEAMDFGTCKAKKKNGDSCTQLVNMYECQFCQYHVKAQYKKMSSKRAELQSSFTGSAPGKVKNRGGLRERLCQGDFHYGGMSSLACAPSVTAPQPKKQPSIQSVLASIPNKKLALSSGEVSGCTDDFRSLMSMPTPGALNIKRHLGKSKPTADSSGSTVQSISASDLLKQQKQMHKQRLEARQKRAEEIQKRVMQKTRGAAVPARPAVNRGALLSPKAASEVPKRSCPPERRLSAPPIPTLGRGFSEGDDILLDMSPPPRSKSLSSAKLAAVRKLQAKGGAIVKDDPNAVKRKRSDSGAISARVERSLTSPEGDKNAADVEEEEPAQKRRREQLEYIQSEEFQRILNAKSSNSWIMGEVEAQAMQDYFDPLVQKEKLEEKMRGIREMKCRAVTCKNCKYTHFKPADRCVEEKHDYHWHDATKRFFKCPCGQRKICLARLPTAACSNCGLFKWERDGMLKEKKGPKIGGELLLTRGEEQPKFLNSMK; encoded by the exons ATGACTG CAGAGGATGAGAACCTGGACCTGCTGCTTTCCTTGTTTGAGGAGAGTCAGGGTCAGAAGATAGAGACTTCTGCTGCTGGAGAAGAGGACAATCTGGATAATCTgtttgatgatgatggtgatgaaggaGAAGCCTATGCTgagccagaagaagaagaagcagaagaggtTGTGGAAGCTGCAAACTCAAGTGCAGAAGTGGAAAGTGAACTCAATAAATCCAAAGAGGACTTGGAGG CGGAGTTGAGGAGCATGCGTGAGAAGATGCAGAagctacagcagcagctgcaggcaTCTCAGAAAGGTGCAGATTATAAACCCAAACCTGCTGAAGATAAACCCTCCTCACAGAAACAGATAAGCAGCAGAACTTCACCAGCAGCAAAGCTTCCTGCCAAGCGCCTGACCTCTCCTCAGCAGTCTAGCAAACCTGCTCTACAAACACGTCTTCCCAGCCAATCCCCCCCATCTGCACCGAGAGGGGCTATAGGGTCTCCACCTCTAGAAACAGAGGGCAGGCAGATAACTGCACACCAAGCCAAAGCAG CCTCTGCAGAAAACCGGAGTGTGCAGAGTCAGAGTGTGGGTGACAGGTTGTCACAGCCGATGAGAAGTAGCGGTAAAATTAACAATACCATGACGTCACCGCCACCAAGTAAAATGGCTGGTGTAGCTCCTCCCATTGCAAGACAAGCCACACCCCGACCACCTTCTACTCAGGACGTTGCTGTGGAGAAATTCTCAGGTCTTCGTCTAAG gagaccTCGTCTGTCCTCGGTAGAGATTGAAAGCAAAATGGCTAACCGCAGGATGATCAAGCTCTCTCAGCTGCCTGATCGACTTGCCAAAGACAATCTTGAGGACAGTGACTGGGTTACCTTTGCTGTGGTCATAAATAAAATTACCCCGCAGAGCAAGAATAAT GGAAAAACGTTCAGTATCTGGAAGCTGAATGACCTTCATAACCTGGAGGTGAATGTGTCGCTCTTTCTCTTTGGGACTGTTCACACTGACCTATGGAAGACAGACACTGGGACGGTAATTGGCATACTTAACCCCAACCAAATGAAGAATAAAGAAGGCTCTAATGAG CTTTCCCTCACAGTGGACCACCCACAGAAGGTGCTAATGATGGGAGAAGCTATGGATTTTGGTACTTGCAAGGCTAAAAAGAAAAATGGAGATTCCTGCACCCAGTTGGTCAATATG tatgaatgTCAGTTCTGCCAGTACCATGTTAAAGCTCAGTACAAGAAGATGAGCTCCAAGAGAGCGGAGCTTCAGAGCAGCTTCACCGGATCAGCCCCTGGTAAAGTGAAGAACCGGGGAGGTTTGAGAGAACGCTTGTGTCAGGGTGACTTCCACTACGGGGGCATGTCTTCACTTGCTTGTGCACCATCTGT GACTGCCCCACAGCCAAAAAAACAGCCCTCAATCCAGTCGGTTTTGGCTTCTATTCCTAACAAGAAGCTTG cactTAGTTCAGGCGAGGTATCCGGATGTACTGATGACTTCAGAAGCCTAATGTCAATGCCTACACCGGGAGCACTTAATATAAAGAGACATTTAGGAAAATCTAAACCAACAG CAGATTCTTCTGGATCAACTGTTCAATCTATCTCTGCCTCAGACCTTCTTAAGCAGCAGAAACAAATGCACAAGCAAAGACTGGAGGCCAGACAGAAGAGGGCAGAAGAGATCCAAAAAAG AGTTATGCAGAAAACCAGGGGTGCTGCTGTTCCAGCTAGACCCGCTGTAAACAGGGGTGCGCTGCTCTCACCCAAAGCTGCATCAGAGGTTCCAAAACGTTCCTGTCCACCTGAACGACGTCTCAGTGCTCCTCCTATACCCACCCTAGGAAGAGGATTTTCAGAGGGGGATGATATTCTCCTGGACATGTCTCCTCCTCCTCGTTCAAAGAGCCTGTCTTCTGCAAAG CTAGCTGCAGTGAGAAAGCTTCAGGCTAAAGGAGGAGCCATAGTTAAAGACGACCCAAACGCTGTGAAACGCAAGCGGTCTGACAGCGGTGCGATCAGCGCCAGAGTGGAGCGCAGCCTGACTTCACCTGAAG GTGATAAGAATGCTGCTGATGTGGAGGAAGAGGAGCCAGCTCAGAAGAGGAGGCGGGAACAACTAGAATACATCCAATCAGAGGAGTTTCAGCGCATTCTCAATGCAAAGTCCTCAAACTCCTGGATTATGGGAGAG GTGGAGGCACAGGCCATGCAGGACTACTTTGATCCGCTTGTACAGAAGGAGAAGCTGGAAGAAAAGATGAGGGGCATCAGAGAAATGAAGTGTCGAGCGGTCACCTGTAAAAAC TGCAAGTACACTCACTTCAAGCCGGCTGATCGTTGCGTGGAGGAGAAGCACGACTACCACTGGCATGATGCCACCAAACGTTTCTTTAAATGCCCATGCGGCCAGAGAAAAATCTGCCTGGCCCGGTTACCCACTGCAGCTTGCAG CAACTGTGGGCTGTTCAAGTGGGAAAGGGACGGCATGTTGAAG GAGAAGAAAGGACCAAAGATCGGAGGAGAGCTGCTGCTGACACGCGGTGAAGAGCAGCCCAAATTCCTCAACAGTATGAAATAG
- the mcm10 gene encoding protein MCM10 homolog isoform X2 has translation MTAEDENLDLLLSLFEESQGQKIETSAAGEEDNLDNLFDDDGDEGEAYAEPEEEEAEEVVEAANSSAEVESELNKSKEDLEAELRSMREKMQKLQQQLQASQKGADYKPKPAEDKPSSQKQISSRTSPAAKLPAKRLTSPQQSSKPALQTRLPSQSPPSAPRGAIGSPPLETEGRQITAHQAKAASAENRSVQSQSVGDRLSQPMRSSGKINNTMTSPPPSKMAGVAPPIARQATPRPPSTQDVAVEKFSGLRLRRPRLSSVEIESKMANRRMIKLSQLPDRLAKDNLEDSDWVTFAVVINKITPQSKNNGKTFSIWKLNDLHNLEVNVSLFLFGTVHTDLWKTDTGTVIGILNPNQMKNKEGSNELSLTVDHPQKVLMMGEAMDFGTCKAKKKNGDSCTQLVNMYECQFCQYHVKAQYKKMSSKRAELQSSFTGSAPGKVKNRGGLRERLCQGDFHYGGMSSLACAPSVTAPQPKKQPSIQSVLASIPNKKLALSSGEVSGCTDDFRSLMSMPTPGALNIKRHLGKSKPTDSSGSTVQSISASDLLKQQKQMHKQRLEARQKRAEEIQKRVMQKTRGAAVPARPAVNRGALLSPKAASEVPKRSCPPERRLSAPPIPTLGRGFSEGDDILLDMSPPPRSKSLSSAKLAAVRKLQAKGGAIVKDDPNAVKRKRSDSGAISARVERSLTSPEGDKNAADVEEEEPAQKRRREQLEYIQSEEFQRILNAKSSNSWIMGEVEAQAMQDYFDPLVQKEKLEEKMRGIREMKCRAVTCKNCKYTHFKPADRCVEEKHDYHWHDATKRFFKCPCGQRKICLARLPTAACSNCGLFKWERDGMLKEKKGPKIGGELLLTRGEEQPKFLNSMK, from the exons ATGACTG CAGAGGATGAGAACCTGGACCTGCTGCTTTCCTTGTTTGAGGAGAGTCAGGGTCAGAAGATAGAGACTTCTGCTGCTGGAGAAGAGGACAATCTGGATAATCTgtttgatgatgatggtgatgaaggaGAAGCCTATGCTgagccagaagaagaagaagcagaagaggtTGTGGAAGCTGCAAACTCAAGTGCAGAAGTGGAAAGTGAACTCAATAAATCCAAAGAGGACTTGGAGG CGGAGTTGAGGAGCATGCGTGAGAAGATGCAGAagctacagcagcagctgcaggcaTCTCAGAAAGGTGCAGATTATAAACCCAAACCTGCTGAAGATAAACCCTCCTCACAGAAACAGATAAGCAGCAGAACTTCACCAGCAGCAAAGCTTCCTGCCAAGCGCCTGACCTCTCCTCAGCAGTCTAGCAAACCTGCTCTACAAACACGTCTTCCCAGCCAATCCCCCCCATCTGCACCGAGAGGGGCTATAGGGTCTCCACCTCTAGAAACAGAGGGCAGGCAGATAACTGCACACCAAGCCAAAGCAG CCTCTGCAGAAAACCGGAGTGTGCAGAGTCAGAGTGTGGGTGACAGGTTGTCACAGCCGATGAGAAGTAGCGGTAAAATTAACAATACCATGACGTCACCGCCACCAAGTAAAATGGCTGGTGTAGCTCCTCCCATTGCAAGACAAGCCACACCCCGACCACCTTCTACTCAGGACGTTGCTGTGGAGAAATTCTCAGGTCTTCGTCTAAG gagaccTCGTCTGTCCTCGGTAGAGATTGAAAGCAAAATGGCTAACCGCAGGATGATCAAGCTCTCTCAGCTGCCTGATCGACTTGCCAAAGACAATCTTGAGGACAGTGACTGGGTTACCTTTGCTGTGGTCATAAATAAAATTACCCCGCAGAGCAAGAATAAT GGAAAAACGTTCAGTATCTGGAAGCTGAATGACCTTCATAACCTGGAGGTGAATGTGTCGCTCTTTCTCTTTGGGACTGTTCACACTGACCTATGGAAGACAGACACTGGGACGGTAATTGGCATACTTAACCCCAACCAAATGAAGAATAAAGAAGGCTCTAATGAG CTTTCCCTCACAGTGGACCACCCACAGAAGGTGCTAATGATGGGAGAAGCTATGGATTTTGGTACTTGCAAGGCTAAAAAGAAAAATGGAGATTCCTGCACCCAGTTGGTCAATATG tatgaatgTCAGTTCTGCCAGTACCATGTTAAAGCTCAGTACAAGAAGATGAGCTCCAAGAGAGCGGAGCTTCAGAGCAGCTTCACCGGATCAGCCCCTGGTAAAGTGAAGAACCGGGGAGGTTTGAGAGAACGCTTGTGTCAGGGTGACTTCCACTACGGGGGCATGTCTTCACTTGCTTGTGCACCATCTGT GACTGCCCCACAGCCAAAAAAACAGCCCTCAATCCAGTCGGTTTTGGCTTCTATTCCTAACAAGAAGCTTG cactTAGTTCAGGCGAGGTATCCGGATGTACTGATGACTTCAGAAGCCTAATGTCAATGCCTACACCGGGAGCACTTAATATAAAGAGACATTTAGGAAAATCTAAACCAACAG ATTCTTCTGGATCAACTGTTCAATCTATCTCTGCCTCAGACCTTCTTAAGCAGCAGAAACAAATGCACAAGCAAAGACTGGAGGCCAGACAGAAGAGGGCAGAAGAGATCCAAAAAAG AGTTATGCAGAAAACCAGGGGTGCTGCTGTTCCAGCTAGACCCGCTGTAAACAGGGGTGCGCTGCTCTCACCCAAAGCTGCATCAGAGGTTCCAAAACGTTCCTGTCCACCTGAACGACGTCTCAGTGCTCCTCCTATACCCACCCTAGGAAGAGGATTTTCAGAGGGGGATGATATTCTCCTGGACATGTCTCCTCCTCCTCGTTCAAAGAGCCTGTCTTCTGCAAAG CTAGCTGCAGTGAGAAAGCTTCAGGCTAAAGGAGGAGCCATAGTTAAAGACGACCCAAACGCTGTGAAACGCAAGCGGTCTGACAGCGGTGCGATCAGCGCCAGAGTGGAGCGCAGCCTGACTTCACCTGAAG GTGATAAGAATGCTGCTGATGTGGAGGAAGAGGAGCCAGCTCAGAAGAGGAGGCGGGAACAACTAGAATACATCCAATCAGAGGAGTTTCAGCGCATTCTCAATGCAAAGTCCTCAAACTCCTGGATTATGGGAGAG GTGGAGGCACAGGCCATGCAGGACTACTTTGATCCGCTTGTACAGAAGGAGAAGCTGGAAGAAAAGATGAGGGGCATCAGAGAAATGAAGTGTCGAGCGGTCACCTGTAAAAAC TGCAAGTACACTCACTTCAAGCCGGCTGATCGTTGCGTGGAGGAGAAGCACGACTACCACTGGCATGATGCCACCAAACGTTTCTTTAAATGCCCATGCGGCCAGAGAAAAATCTGCCTGGCCCGGTTACCCACTGCAGCTTGCAG CAACTGTGGGCTGTTCAAGTGGGAAAGGGACGGCATGTTGAAG GAGAAGAAAGGACCAAAGATCGGAGGAGAGCTGCTGCTGACACGCGGTGAAGAGCAGCCCAAATTCCTCAACAGTATGAAATAG